One genomic window of bacterium includes the following:
- a CDS encoding single-stranded DNA-binding protein, which yields MADLNLVLLSGFATRDATLRQKSSGQVKAEFSFEVDRPFNRATGEPVSDLFLVDVWEDLGRWAVDNIKEGTRMLVIGTLNKESYSTRGGREHLTIVKAKYIQPLDKPLLSGDVNVDELKRDCWSGELLQNAIGLVQEALADGKSASSAACAQ from the coding sequence GTGGCAGATCTGAACCTGGTGCTCTTGTCGGGTTTCGCGACGCGAGACGCAACGTTGAGACAGAAGTCGTCGGGGCAGGTGAAGGCCGAATTCAGCTTTGAGGTGGACCGGCCGTTCAACCGGGCGACAGGGGAACCGGTCTCGGACCTGTTCCTGGTGGATGTCTGGGAAGACCTCGGACGCTGGGCTGTGGACAACATCAAAGAGGGCACGCGGATGCTCGTCATCGGCACCCTCAATAAGGAAAGCTACAGCACGCGCGGGGGCCGCGAACACCTCACCATCGTCAAGGCCAAGTACATCCAGCCCCTGGACAAGCCCCTGCTCAGCGGCGATGTGAATGTGGACGAACTGAAGCGGGACTGTTGGTCGGGCGAGTTGCTGCAGAACGCCATCGGCCTGGTCCAGGAAGCCCTGGCTGACGGGAAGAGCGCCTCCTCCGCAGCCTGTGCCCAGTAG
- a CDS encoding aldo/keto reductase — METRNLGRSGLQVSQLCLGCMMFGDVTPEEESLAIIQAALDAGINFLDTADKYGAGASERVVGKALAGRREQIVLATKVGLAVDRTGPNASGTARKHIREAVEASLQRLGTDYIDLYYLHTYDRSTPLEESLAALDDLIRAGKVLYVGVSNFRTWQVVRAVGLQELRGWDRLAAVEPLYNLANRDAEVELLPACGALGIGVCSYSPLARGVLTGKYKAGQEPPPDSRAARGNVRLMQTEYREANFALAEQVGKLAAHVGCTPSQLALAWVAANRLVTAPLIGPRTMAQLQDNLGALEVTLTPEIEAAIDDLVPPGEHSGKGYQDPGFPVTGRVLGC, encoded by the coding sequence ATGGAAACGCGCAACCTCGGACGATCGGGCCTGCAGGTCTCCCAGCTCTGCCTGGGCTGCATGATGTTCGGCGACGTGACGCCGGAGGAGGAGTCGCTGGCGATCATCCAGGCGGCCCTGGACGCCGGCATCAACTTCCTGGACACCGCCGACAAGTACGGCGCCGGGGCCTCGGAGCGAGTCGTGGGGAAGGCCCTGGCCGGGCGGCGGGAGCAGATCGTGCTGGCGACGAAGGTCGGGCTGGCGGTGGACCGCACCGGCCCGAATGCCTCCGGCACCGCCCGCAAGCACATCCGCGAGGCCGTCGAGGCTAGCCTGCAGCGCCTGGGCACCGACTATATAGACCTCTACTACCTGCACACTTATGACCGCAGCACGCCGCTGGAGGAGTCTCTGGCCGCCCTGGACGACCTCATCCGCGCGGGCAAAGTGCTCTACGTGGGCGTCTCGAACTTCCGTACCTGGCAGGTCGTGCGGGCGGTGGGCCTGCAGGAGCTCCGTGGCTGGGACCGGCTGGCGGCGGTCGAGCCCCTGTACAATCTCGCCAACCGCGACGCCGAGGTGGAGCTGCTGCCGGCGTGTGGGGCGCTGGGGATCGGCGTGTGCAGCTACAGCCCGCTGGCCCGGGGTGTGCTGACAGGCAAGTACAAGGCCGGGCAGGAGCCGCCACCGGACTCGCGGGCCGCGCGAGGCAATGTCCGCCTGATGCAGACCGAGTACCGGGAAGCCAACTTCGCGCTGGCCGAGCAGGTCGGGAAGCTGGCGGCGCACGTCGGCTGCACGCCCTCGCAGTTGGCCCTGGCATGGGTCGCCGCCAACCGGCTGGTGACGGCCCCCCTGATCGGCCCGCGCACGATGGCCCAGCTTCAGGACAACCTGGGCGCCCTGGAAGTCACCCTCACGCCCGAGATCGAGGCCGCGATTGACGACCTCGTGCCCCCGGGCGAGCATTCCGGCAAGGGCTACCAGGACCCCGGCTTCCCCGTGACGGGGCGAGTGCTGGGCTGTTGA
- a CDS encoding PaaI family thioesterase, whose protein sequence is MSAPELVADTFCFACGKDNPYGLHMQFAEEGEDYVCRWTPQPHHQGWHKILHGGLVSTLLDEVMTWRLVSRGHWVVTAEMTVRLKAPTPLDQELTIRARVVSQRRNIYEVEGEITLPDGTVTATATAKYMEGNGR, encoded by the coding sequence GTGAGCGCACCAGAACTCGTTGCTGACACTTTCTGCTTTGCCTGCGGCAAGGACAACCCGTATGGGCTGCACATGCAGTTCGCCGAGGAGGGCGAGGACTACGTCTGCCGCTGGACGCCCCAGCCCCACCACCAGGGCTGGCACAAGATCCTCCACGGCGGGCTCGTAAGCACGCTGCTGGATGAGGTGATGACCTGGCGGCTGGTGTCTCGCGGCCACTGGGTCGTGACGGCCGAGATGACCGTGCGCCTGAAGGCGCCGACGCCGCTGGACCAGGAGCTGACGATCCGCGCGCGAGTGGTCAGCCAGCGACGGAACATCTACGAGGTCGAGGGCGAGATCACGCTCCCCGATGGCACCGTCACGGCAACAGCCACGGCGAAGTACATGGAGGGCAACGGCAGGTAG
- a CDS encoding NFACT family protein yields the protein MTYDSLMLRRMVAEINELAGARVQRVFPTSRQEIVLELALRAPLPQIVINVSADAGRAHRDDDREPALGADTPLADVLRRHLRGATLLSARQVQFDRVLCLEFANAEGMGPGARRTLVAEVMGRLSNLLLLDERDFILECSRHVTTRVNRVRESLPGEAYAAVPDFGKLDPTTATPAALAARWPDEPALLTAWVRQTLQGASDVLLAVLLDRLGLPEDATTAALPDPGGPDQLLSALQALINAAEQPGPAHVGRRGQQRPVAYPVALPHGWEVLGEEGSLSAACRSLAHRAAEAAELRQLRERLAGVLRAALEKVRRRESERAAALTKAERADEWRRRGEIILAHVWALEPGQSELVAEDWESGAEVTIPLDPRQTPQEQAQEQFRRYKKLQRVRERVPALLEQARTERQELEDLLDQVAEGELRDLRLVEEEMTGQGLLKAPRRRPTTKADYRSTETPEGYAVIYGRSALENAAVLRAARPDDLWLHVQGCPGGHVVIRTNNRPDEVPQSALMEAARLAARQSRRRRDTVVEVDVTLVKHLQHMRHGPPGHVVYREFRTLLVKP from the coding sequence ATGACCTACGACAGCCTCATGCTGCGGCGCATGGTCGCCGAGATCAACGAACTGGCCGGCGCGCGGGTGCAGCGCGTCTTCCCGACGTCGCGCCAGGAGATCGTGCTGGAGCTGGCCCTCCGCGCGCCGCTGCCACAGATCGTCATCAACGTCTCCGCCGACGCCGGCCGCGCCCATCGCGATGACGACCGCGAGCCGGCCCTCGGCGCCGATACCCCCCTGGCCGATGTGTTGCGGCGGCACCTGCGCGGGGCCACGCTGCTGTCGGCCCGGCAGGTGCAGTTCGACCGCGTGCTCTGCCTGGAGTTCGCCAACGCCGAGGGCATGGGCCCGGGCGCGCGCCGTACGCTCGTGGCCGAGGTCATGGGCCGCCTCTCCAACCTGCTCCTGCTGGACGAACGCGACTTCATTCTCGAATGCTCTCGGCACGTCACGACCCGCGTCAACCGCGTGCGCGAGTCGCTCCCCGGCGAGGCCTACGCTGCAGTCCCCGACTTCGGCAAGCTCGACCCCACGACCGCCACCCCCGCCGCTCTGGCGGCCCGGTGGCCCGACGAGCCCGCGCTGCTGACTGCCTGGGTGCGCCAGACGCTGCAGGGGGCCAGCGACGTGCTGCTCGCGGTGCTGCTCGACCGGCTGGGACTGCCTGAGGATGCCACGACGGCGGCGCTGCCCGACCCGGGAGGCCCGGATCAACTCCTGTCGGCTCTGCAGGCGCTCATCAACGCCGCGGAGCAGCCGGGGCCGGCGCATGTGGGGCGGCGGGGCCAGCAGCGTCCCGTGGCCTATCCGGTGGCCCTGCCCCACGGCTGGGAGGTGCTGGGGGAGGAGGGGTCGCTCAGCGCGGCGTGCCGGTCCCTCGCGCACCGGGCCGCCGAGGCAGCCGAGCTGCGGCAACTGCGGGAGCGGCTGGCGGGGGTGCTGCGCGCAGCCCTGGAGAAGGTCCGCCGCCGGGAGAGCGAGCGCGCGGCGGCGCTGACGAAGGCCGAGCGGGCCGACGAGTGGCGGCGGCGCGGGGAGATCATCCTGGCCCACGTGTGGGCCCTGGAGCCGGGGCAAAGCGAACTCGTGGCCGAGGACTGGGAGAGTGGGGCCGAGGTGACGATCCCCCTCGACCCGCGCCAGACGCCCCAGGAACAGGCCCAGGAGCAGTTCCGGCGCTACAAGAAGCTGCAGCGCGTCCGGGAGCGCGTGCCGGCCCTGCTGGAGCAGGCCCGGACGGAGCGGCAGGAGCTGGAGGACTTGCTGGATCAGGTCGCCGAGGGGGAGCTGCGCGACCTGCGGCTGGTCGAAGAGGAGATGACAGGCCAGGGCCTGCTGAAGGCCCCGCGGCGCCGCCCGACCACGAAGGCCGACTACCGGAGCACGGAGACACCCGAGGGGTATGCGGTGATCTACGGGCGCAGCGCCCTGGAGAACGCCGCGGTGCTGCGGGCAGCACGGCCGGATGACCTGTGGCTGCACGTGCAGGGCTGCCCCGGCGGGCATGTCGTCATCCGCACCAACAACCGGCCCGACGAGGTCCCCCAGTCAGCCCTGATGGAGGCGGCGAGGCTGGCGGCGAGGCAGAGTCGCCGGCGCCGCGATACGGTGGTGGAGGTGGATGTGACGCTGGTCAAGCACCTGCAGCACATGCGCCACGGCCCCCCGGGGCATGTCGTCTACCGCGAGTTCAGGACGCTGCTGGTGAAGCCCTAA
- a CDS encoding RidA family protein, with protein sequence MPPDKQCLSSDRIPPAVGPYSQAVRCGDLLFCSGVIPLDAATRKPVPGGIAEQARQALDNLSRLLEDCGSSLAQVVKTTVFMQNMEHFAEFNAIYAEYFPQAPPARSAVQVARLPLDVLIEVEAIAST encoded by the coding sequence ATGCCCCCCGACAAGCAGTGCCTCAGCAGTGACCGCATTCCCCCGGCCGTCGGGCCGTACTCGCAGGCTGTGCGCTGTGGCGACCTGCTGTTCTGCTCCGGCGTCATTCCGCTCGACGCCGCCACCCGCAAGCCCGTGCCCGGCGGCATCGCCGAGCAGGCCCGGCAGGCCCTGGACAACCTGTCGCGGCTGCTGGAAGACTGCGGCAGCTCCCTGGCGCAGGTCGTCAAGACCACGGTGTTCATGCAGAACATGGAACATTTTGCCGAGTTCAATGCCATATATGCCGAGTACTTCCCGCAGGCGCCACCGGCGCGCAGCGCCGTGCAGGTGGCGCGACTGCCCCTGGACGTTCTGATCGAGGTGGAGGCCATTGCGAGCACATAA
- a CDS encoding M48 family metalloprotease, with protein MTPGHSPAAVWTEFEKRLGQLTLREMELRNGRVQDALLQDWVDRVAAPVAAQSTRQFTFEFVILGSYDNNAFSLPGGIVCVTRGLLCHVTSDEELAGVLAHEVAHAQDQDVRRMLQMQLAYLAAVGLLREHVGRDWIYVAQIVQLLDSLRSQRAHETQADLKGAELAFAAGYDPEGVATFLQQIPDASGLGGDLLATHPRASRRLRAVRRQIEQLEAPEYDRLVAVGDRLRDRLHYRRALAVYEQAARRQPDRAEAPARMADVRGRLAPDRDGAEVELALGPEESARLTATREELCRCEQDLIRAETRLRKQLRAYQKDRDIARALELSQVIVPEVGEVQYLATLARAHYALAASWNEIIRQAEILSRSMALRTGWDRSATDLQDPHKVKGATVANETEWRLAAAQFDGAVPAVAAATAAVTRTARTSADLTQATRMLALAFLALVASGSEQPLGRLNFTRFMVLQSDVFAADRLIQRAARAGREAHAEIVRQHLVALAEQMSVLHATAGPALRELDGGLVAQRLGGAQPPPVQTPQLLGQALLVCHAPPEATVESLQAVDTVLRMCYLDMRAERGQ; from the coding sequence TTGACCCCCGGCCACAGTCCCGCCGCCGTCTGGACCGAGTTTGAGAAACGCCTCGGCCAGCTCACCCTCCGCGAGATGGAACTGCGCAACGGCCGCGTCCAAGACGCGCTGCTGCAGGACTGGGTGGACCGGGTGGCGGCGCCCGTGGCCGCGCAGTCCACGCGCCAGTTCACCTTCGAGTTCGTCATCCTGGGCAGCTACGACAACAACGCCTTCTCCCTCCCCGGCGGCATTGTGTGCGTCACACGCGGGCTCCTGTGCCATGTGACCTCGGACGAGGAGCTGGCCGGGGTGCTCGCTCACGAAGTCGCTCATGCCCAGGACCAGGACGTCCGGCGCATGCTGCAGATGCAGCTGGCTTACCTGGCGGCGGTGGGCCTCCTGCGCGAGCACGTCGGACGGGACTGGATCTATGTGGCGCAGATCGTGCAATTGCTCGACAGCTTGCGCTCCCAGCGCGCCCACGAGACCCAGGCGGATCTCAAGGGAGCCGAACTGGCCTTCGCGGCGGGCTACGACCCCGAGGGTGTGGCCACATTCCTGCAGCAGATTCCCGACGCCAGCGGCCTGGGCGGTGACCTGCTGGCGACCCACCCACGGGCCTCGCGGCGCCTGCGGGCGGTCCGCCGGCAGATCGAGCAACTCGAGGCCCCGGAGTATGACCGTCTGGTCGCGGTCGGCGACCGCCTGCGGGACAGGCTGCACTACCGCCGCGCCCTGGCCGTCTATGAACAGGCGGCGCGCCGACAGCCCGACCGCGCCGAGGCGCCGGCGCGCATGGCCGACGTGCGCGGGCGCCTCGCCCCGGACCGGGACGGGGCTGAGGTCGAGTTGGCCCTCGGTCCCGAGGAGAGCGCCCGCTTGACCGCGACGCGGGAGGAACTGTGCCGCTGCGAGCAGGACCTGATCCGGGCCGAGACGCGCCTGCGCAAGCAGCTCCGGGCGTACCAGAAGGACCGGGACATCGCCCGGGCGCTCGAGTTGAGCCAGGTCATTGTGCCCGAGGTTGGCGAGGTGCAGTACCTGGCCACCCTCGCCCGGGCCCACTACGCCCTCGCGGCCTCGTGGAATGAGATCATCCGGCAGGCGGAGATCCTGTCGCGCAGCATGGCCCTGCGCACCGGCTGGGACCGCAGCGCGACAGACCTGCAGGACCCCCACAAGGTGAAGGGTGCGACCGTGGCGAATGAGACGGAGTGGCGGCTGGCAGCGGCGCAGTTCGACGGCGCCGTGCCGGCGGTCGCCGCGGCGACGGCAGCCGTGACGCGGACGGCCCGCACGTCGGCCGACCTGACGCAGGCCACGCGCATGTTGGCGTTGGCGTTCCTGGCGCTGGTTGCGTCGGGCTCCGAGCAGCCTCTGGGGCGCCTGAACTTCACGCGGTTCATGGTGCTGCAGAGCGATGTCTTCGCCGCGGACAGGCTGATCCAGCGGGCAGCCAGGGCGGGGCGGGAAGCACACGCCGAGATCGTGCGGCAGCACCTGGTGGCGCTCGCGGAGCAGATGTCCGTGCTGCACGCGACGGCGGGGCCTGCCCTGCGGGAGCTGGATGGGGGGCTGGTGGCGCAGCGGCTGGGGGGAGCGCAGCCTCCGCCCGTGCAGACGCCGCAACTGCTGGGGCAGGCGCTCCTGGTATGCCACGCGCCGCCGGAGGCGACCGTCGAGAGCCTGCAAGCCGTGGACACAGTCCTGCGCATGTGCTACCTGGACATGCGCGCCGAGCGGGGGCAGTAG
- a CDS encoding metallophosphatase family protein: MTYAILSDIHANFHALQRVLDDAERLHIEQFIVCGDIVGYGAQPNECCRAIRELSAVIVRGNHDEAAVRSAKEEWFTAAARACIQWTRSALEEEHLAFLAELQPVRQLPGAHVCHGSLPDPDLYTTGPLEAMASVTVMEEQICFLGHTHFAEWYTYRNDGRPPSQHPRPEGGHFDLVEGRTYVINPGGVGQPRDGNSQASYAVWDQEARTVEIRRVSYDVAAAQRLIYEADLPPSMAERLRYGI; the protein is encoded by the coding sequence ATGACCTACGCCATCCTGTCGGACATCCACGCCAACTTCCACGCGCTGCAGCGCGTGCTGGACGATGCGGAGCGCCTGCACATCGAGCAGTTCATCGTGTGCGGCGATATCGTCGGCTACGGCGCGCAGCCCAATGAGTGCTGCCGGGCCATCCGCGAGCTGAGCGCAGTGATCGTGCGGGGGAACCACGACGAGGCGGCGGTGCGCTCGGCCAAGGAGGAGTGGTTCACCGCGGCGGCGCGGGCTTGCATCCAGTGGACGCGTTCGGCCCTGGAGGAGGAGCATCTGGCCTTCTTGGCCGAGCTGCAGCCCGTGCGCCAGTTGCCCGGCGCGCACGTCTGCCACGGCTCGCTCCCTGACCCGGACCTGTACACGACCGGGCCGCTGGAGGCCATGGCCTCGGTGACAGTGATGGAGGAGCAGATCTGCTTTCTTGGGCACACACACTTCGCGGAGTGGTATACTTACCGCAACGACGGTCGTCCGCCCAGCCAGCACCCACGCCCCGAGGGTGGCCACTTCGACCTCGTCGAGGGCCGCACGTATGTCATCAACCCCGGGGGCGTCGGCCAGCCGCGTGACGGCAACAGCCAGGCTAGCTACGCCGTCTGGGACCAGGAGGCGCGGACCGTCGAGATCCGCCGCGTCAGCTATGACGTGGCGGCGGCCCAGCGGCTGATCTACGAGGCGGACCTGCCGCCCAGCATGGCCGAACGGCTGCGCTACGGCATATAG